A region from the Vicia villosa cultivar HV-30 ecotype Madison, WI linkage group LG3, Vvil1.0, whole genome shotgun sequence genome encodes:
- the LOC131660174 gene encoding uncharacterized protein LOC131660174, which produces MDSDDDFEPSPPSPIIERKLKRLKKASRVSENPKPLSPPRVSENPLPSSSPIKLPEFENNSVFEELNGESTDEIEALADNNVTNIVEEDNLGARRVLKFDSVDEIDGKSTEKTTEELGDINTDTDELEKKQHTVEDVEEISEKKESKKKKKKRSDDGDRNEKKQRKETISSKRKAEKERQENLKQLRAESQRLLRETRDAAFKPVPLVQKPISSILDKIRKRKLEFLKKSNVSFDDNDGFTVDIDSEHPCPSEEITNKTEKAEVEETPAATCPAVTENNLSEPDNGRSNDAVEHLSGENIPSPVAVVSEPVNAFRAPVDDTQDLFSDSEMIDIKEEAVNEKLSNPSEEVFAPSMLAMNLTLDSAPVDDDVSSDEEDNNKENTVPHLQESAEVTLPSSGDPVKAFVDEEAEEEDDSDNDLQRFRDNEEDEDDDDLEELNDMIATGYEEEPIDREKRDQLHQQWLEQQDTSGMDNLLQKLNCGSRVNEPTLFDVEEEDEESKETENESDDEIEDFIAQSDSVKINLKKVKQMIPQMFTDKEEAYVSSDEETEERLAKQSLSYKVEKKAQFFSPAEDENSRGIFNLIKKTNVPDTKRKGRTPSIFDMPHIGQNTNISSKSSFLRHTSNQSMPTSKKQGSNKVRSSYIFGRDDSNSRPSVLISEDSSDAIVRESQAPKVVTAKFQRNTQNKYAASSSKSQESSVSLLEVLRRSSIHTERSVQSTVVQQNESVFQAFKLTKKSIKTGDKV; this is translated from the exons ATGGATAGTGACGATGATTTCGAACCATCGCCTCCTTCCCCCATTATCGAACGAAAACTCAAGCGTTTGAAAAAGGCATCCAGGGTTTCCGAAAACCCCAAACCTTTATCTCCACCTAGGGTTTCCGAAAACCCTCTACCTTCATCTTCTCCTATCAAATTACCCGAATTCGAAAACAATTCGGTATTCGAGGAGTTAAATGGAGAATCTACCGACGAAATTGAAGCTTTGGCTGATAACAATGTCACTAACATTGTCGAGGAAGATAATTTGGGTGCTAGGAGGGTTTTGAAGTTTGATTCTGTCGATGAAATCGACGGAAAGTCTACCGAGAAGACGACGGAAGAATTAGGTGATATAAATACTGACACAGACGAGTTAGAAAAAAAGCAACATACTGTTGAAGATGTTGAAGAAATTTCCGAGAAGAAAGAgagtaagaagaaaaagaagaagagaagtgaCGATGGTGACCGGAATGAGAAGAAGCAGCGGAAGGAAACTATCTCTAGTAAAAGAAAAGCTGAGAAG GAAAGGCAGGAGAATCTTAAACAGCTTCGAGCTGAGTCTCAGAGACTTCTTCGAG AGACAAGAGATGCTGCGTTTAAACCTGTTCCTCTGGTTCAGAAGCCAATTTCGTCGATACTGGATAAAATTCGAAAGAGAAAATTAGAGTTCTTGAAGAA ATCTAATGTTTCTTTTGATGACAATGATGGCTTCACTGTGGATATTGATTCTGAGCATCCTTGTCCAAGTGAGGAGATAACTAATAAGACTGAAAAAGCCGAGGTTGAAGAAACACCAGCAGCTACTTGTCCTGCAGTCACAGAGAACAATTTAAGTGAACCCGATAATGGTAGATCTAATGATGCTGTAGAACACTTGAGTGGTGAAAACATTCCTTCTCCTGTG GCCGTGGTTTCAGAACCTGTTAATGCATTTCGAGCTCCTGTTGATGATACTCAG GATCTCTTTTCTGATTCTGAAATGATTGATATTAAAGAAGAGGCTGTAAATGAGAAGTTGAGTAACCCTTCTGAAGAAGTGTTTGCCCCATCTATGCTTGCAATGAACTTGACGTTAGATTCTGCTCCTGTTGATGATGATGT CTCTTCTGACGAGGAGGACAATAACAAGGAGAACACAGTACCACATTTACAAGAATCAGCTGAGGTGACTTTACCTTCAAGTGGCGACCCTGTTAAGGCTTTTGTTGATGAAGAAGCCGAAGAGGAAGATGACAGTGACAATGATCTACAACGCTTCCGAGATAATGAAgaagatgaggatgatgatgatcttGAGGAACTTAATGATATGATAGCAACTGGGTATGAAGAAGAGCCAATTGATAGAGAGAAGCGTGACCAACTCCACCAGCAATGGCTTGAGCAGCAGGATACATCTGGGATGGATAATCTACTCCAAAAACTTAATTGTGGTTCAAGAGTGAATGAACCAACATTGTTTGACGTTGAAGAGGAGGACGAGGAAAGCAAAGAAACTGAAAATGAATCTGATGATGAAATTGAAGACTTCATTGCTCAATCTGATTCTGTGAAGATCAATCTGAAAAAGGTGAAGCAGATGATCCCACAGATGTTTACTGATAAAGAGGAAGCATATGTATCATCTGATGAGGAAACCGAGGAGAGACTAGCTAAACAAAGCCTCTCTTATAAAGTT GAGAAGAAAGCTCAATTTTTTTCACCGGCTGAAGATGAAAACAGCAGGGGAATTTTCAATCTCATAAAGAAAACAAATGTGCCAGATACCAAGAGAAAAGGAAGAACTCCTT CCATATTTGATATGCCTCACATTGGACAAAACACAAATATATCATCAAAG TCATCTTTTCTCCGCCATACTTCAAATCAGTCTATGCCTACTTCTAAAAAACAAGGCTCAAACAAAGTCCGATCATCATATATATTTGGGCGAGATGACAGCAACAGCAGACCTTCAGTGTTGATATCGGAGGATTCTTCAGATGCG ATTGTAAGAGAGAGTCAAGCACCCAAAGTTGTTACTGCCAAATTCCAAAGAAATACACAGAACAAATATGCTGCTTCAAGTTCTAAATCTCAAGAGTCAAGTGTATCACTGTTAGAGGTATTAAGGAGGTCTTCAATTCATACAGAGCGTTCTGTCCAGAGTACTGTAGTTCAGCAAAATGAATCTGTGTTCCAAGCATTTAAGTTAACGAAGAAGTCAATTAAGACGGGAGACAAAGTTTGA
- the LOC131654815 gene encoding transcription repressor OFP8-like translates to MSKRFKMKFTIPSLQMCRSNDLSSLPGNPVPAIYRLSPVNSKAHDIGYPNISPTSSPEHQCKVSSKINKAKTKGRKSTSSVPTKKSEFLIDKINEEESETLISCLSRLSNDEDTAIHEKTENKDLVSRNRRRINSVKKVERVRFQSTIEKQRGVETKVMMSRMEEKVKESFAVVKKSKDPYEDFKKSMMEMIEEMEMSEAKDLEQLLQCFLALNSRDYHGVIVRAFMEIWQQMFVWNPKSSRNIQTNVQSEDVEK, encoded by the coding sequence ATGTCTAAACGCTTCAAGATGAAATTCACAATCCCTTCTCTTCAAATGTGTCGCTCCAATGACCTTTCCTCTCTCCCCGGAAATCCCGTCCCCGCCATATACCGCCTTTCTCCGGTGAACTCCAAAGCACATGACATAGGATATCCAAACATCTCGCCGACTTCTTCACCGGAACACCAATGCAAGGTGTCCTCAAAGATCAACAAAGCGAAAACCAAAGGCCGAAAAAGTACCTCTAGTGTCCCAACTAAAAAGAGTGAGTTTCTCATTGATAAAATCAATGAAGAAGAAAGTGAAACTTTGATTTCTTGCTTGTCAAGACTCTCCAACGACGAAGATACCGCGATCCATGAGAAAACGGAGAATAAAGATTTAGTTAGCAGGAATAGAAGGAGGATAAATAGTGTAAAGAAGGTTGAAAGAGTGAGGTTTCAAAGTACTATAGAAAAACAAAGAGGAGTAGAAACTAAGGTTATGATGAGTAGAATGGAAGAGAAGGTGAAAGAGAGTTTTGCTGTGGTGAAAAAGTCAAAGGATCCTTATGAAGACTTCAAGAAATCAATGATGGAGATGATAGAAGAGATGGAGATGTCAGAAGCCAAGGATTTAGAGCAACTTTTGCAATGTTTTTTGGCTTTGAATTCTAGGGATTATCATGGAGTAATTGTGAGAGCTTTCATGGAGATTTGGCAACAAATGTTTGTTTGGAACCCTAAGTCAAGTAGAAATATTCAAACAAATGTTCAAAGTGAGGATGTAGAAAAGTAG